Proteins co-encoded in one Leptospira levettii genomic window:
- a CDS encoding metal ABC transporter permease: MTSLLSSWNLFLPQILVGSLVGALLSVIGILIVLRGMTFFGVTLSQAVTFSVALSLFMEWPGEIFPILFSCILVFPLLYVRKLPGMKEEVILGILFVFFSAASQFMLALGGNVQNHLMAAFFGDILTSQVRADSWGIYVAIFFFILYLSFFRRFLFISFDRDEYKIQVGNPLPFDLLFYIILAASLTVAVNLLGTFYSIAHLLLPVFALLPIIRSLKILTVVCVLFSITSTYLGFMVSLIGLERNGEMIYFPTSSSIILVLCFFAFFIHISRFLITSFFSQKSR; the protein is encoded by the coding sequence ATGACTAGTCTCCTTTCCAGTTGGAATTTATTTTTACCTCAAATTTTAGTAGGTAGCCTTGTTGGTGCCTTATTGTCTGTCATCGGAATCCTGATAGTTTTAAGGGGAATGACATTTTTTGGTGTGACCCTATCCCAAGCGGTTACGTTTTCAGTGGCTTTGTCTTTATTTATGGAATGGCCTGGTGAAATTTTTCCCATCCTATTCTCTTGTATCTTAGTATTTCCATTATTGTATGTGCGAAAACTTCCTGGGATGAAGGAAGAAGTGATCCTTGGTATTTTATTTGTTTTCTTTTCGGCAGCATCGCAGTTTATGTTGGCGCTCGGTGGAAACGTTCAAAATCATTTAATGGCAGCTTTTTTTGGAGATATTTTAACTTCACAAGTCAGAGCTGATTCTTGGGGCATTTATGTTGCCATTTTCTTTTTTATCTTATATTTGAGTTTTTTTCGTAGGTTTTTGTTTATTAGTTTTGATCGAGACGAATACAAAATCCAAGTAGGGAACCCACTTCCGTTTGATCTATTGTTTTATATCATCCTTGCTGCCTCTCTAACAGTTGCGGTTAATTTACTTGGAACCTTTTACAGCATTGCTCATCTTTTACTCCCTGTATTTGCTTTACTTCCCATCATTCGTTCTTTAAAAATTTTAACTGTTGTATGTGTTTTGTTTTCAATTACTTCGACATATTTAGGATTTATGGTATCCCTTATTGGTTTGGAAAGGAACGGAGAAATGATATATTTTCCCACTTCCTCCAGTATCATCCTTGTTCTTTGTTTTTTTGCATTTTTTATTCATATAAGTCGGTTTCTAATCACTTCCTTTTTTTCGCAAAAAAGCCGATAG
- a CDS encoding metal ABC transporter ATP-binding protein has translation MQATKQNNPKVQTTFIHADHLSVGYRKEFPVVSDIHLHIESNKTYALVGGNGAGKTTLFRTLTDLLPPLAGTITFSKSITTSYVPQAKKMALDFPLRVEDVLLMPKNIGLSFLPKSKFSEEDRELIERTGVSSYLNKQISLCSGGQLQKVLILRSLLTKANLIFLDEPMDSLDHNARELFQSVLSEYLKQGNRTLFFITHSLEHDWGFGFDEVLEIDEGKLFNITKGERPPNCHHHD, from the coding sequence ATGCAAGCGACAAAACAAAATAATCCTAAGGTCCAAACCACCTTTATCCATGCAGACCACTTGTCTGTTGGCTATAGGAAAGAGTTTCCTGTTGTCTCAGACATTCACTTACACATTGAATCCAATAAAACATATGCCCTCGTAGGTGGAAATGGTGCCGGAAAAACAACATTGTTCCGAACACTCACTGACTTACTCCCTCCACTTGCGGGAACCATCACTTTCTCTAAATCAATTACCACTTCCTATGTTCCTCAAGCGAAAAAGATGGCATTGGATTTCCCTCTTAGAGTGGAAGATGTTTTACTCATGCCCAAAAATATTGGACTTAGTTTTTTGCCTAAATCTAAATTTTCAGAAGAGGATAGGGAACTCATTGAAAGAACGGGTGTTAGTTCCTATTTAAATAAACAAATTTCATTATGTAGTGGTGGGCAACTTCAAAAAGTACTGATTTTACGATCCTTACTGACAAAAGCGAATTTGATATTTTTAGATGAGCCAATGGATTCCTTAGACCATAACGCTCGGGAACTTTTCCAATCCGTTTTATCAGAATATTTAAAACAAGGAAATCGGACTTTGTTTTTCATCACCCATAGCCTAGAACACGATTGGGGATTTGGGTTTGATGAAGTTTTGGAAATTGATGAAGGGAAATTATTTAACATCACAAAAGGAGAAAGGCCTCCCAATTGCCACCACCATGACTAG
- a CDS encoding metal ABC transporter substrate-binding protein: MPQFESSFYHHKHSKKNHIFLILILFFVFLFTSPVFGKVSLVASISDIKYIAEQVAGDRADVYGMIRGVDDPHFVMTRPDFLVKLSEADVLCVVGLDLEIGWIPYLQQQSRNMKIQKGQPGYCDTSFGVKILGEPTVMMDRSMGDMHIYGNPHYWNDPINAIQMAQNIKNALTRVDPLNGEYYENNFNSFKKRLIQVTKEEMKKMEPYFGLKVAVFHDQFVYLASRFKFNANLTIEERPGVPPSVRYMDQVISYMIAEKIKIILIGPYHNPKYAEYVSSKVPGSVVVTLPVSVGALDTTSYEETLRLSLQKIRDASDKTK, translated from the coding sequence ATGCCTCAATTTGAATCTTCATTTTACCATCATAAACATTCGAAGAAAAATCATATCTTCCTTATTCTAATCCTTTTTTTCGTTTTTCTGTTTACCTCACCTGTATTCGGAAAGGTATCACTTGTTGCCAGTATCTCTGATATCAAGTATATCGCTGAACAGGTGGCAGGTGATAGAGCCGATGTGTATGGAATGATCCGTGGTGTGGATGATCCGCATTTTGTGATGACTCGTCCTGATTTTTTGGTCAAACTCAGTGAAGCAGATGTTTTATGTGTTGTGGGACTGGATTTAGAGATTGGTTGGATCCCTTATCTCCAACAACAATCTAGGAATATGAAAATCCAAAAAGGCCAACCTGGGTATTGTGACACATCATTTGGAGTCAAAATCCTTGGGGAACCAACAGTGATGATGGATCGGTCTATGGGAGACATGCACATTTATGGAAACCCTCATTATTGGAATGACCCTATCAATGCCATCCAAATGGCACAAAACATCAAAAATGCCCTCACAAGAGTGGATCCACTCAACGGGGAATACTATGAGAATAATTTTAATTCATTTAAAAAACGTCTCATCCAAGTGACAAAAGAAGAGATGAAAAAAATGGAACCCTATTTTGGCTTAAAAGTAGCCGTGTTCCATGATCAATTTGTGTATTTGGCATCTCGGTTTAAATTTAATGCCAATCTTACCATAGAAGAACGTCCTGGAGTTCCACCTTCTGTTCGTTATATGGACCAAGTCATCAGTTATATGATCGCAGAAAAGATAAAAATTATCTTGATCGGTCCCTATCATAATCCAAAATATGCTGAGTACGTATCGTCCAAGGTGCCGGGATCGGTTGTGGTCACACTCCCTGTTTCCGTGGGTGCACTAGACACAACTAGTTATGAAGAGACCTTACGTTTGAGTTTACAAAAGATACGCGATGCAAGCGACAAAACAAAATAA